The Synechocystis sp. PCC 7509 genome includes a window with the following:
- a CDS encoding TIGR00297 family protein: MVSPIYSLNPWIIAVILNTVLLTIAWISPKKLLTNAGLFHGWILGVLIWGSLGWQGYIVVLFYFLVGSGVTRIGLAQKEAEGIAEKRSGARGPENVWGSALTAAICAVGVAVGIKAIAPLLLLGYVASFSTKLSDTCASEVGKAYGKRTYLITTLQAVPRGTEGAVSLEGTLAGIVGSIAIAFIGWGVGLIDVSGLVFCVVAAFIATNIESVIGATLQAKVDWLTNEVVNIFNTLIGAIAAVLLALVWQWLQ; the protein is encoded by the coding sequence ATGGTATCTCCAATTTATTCGCTAAATCCTTGGATAATTGCTGTGATATTGAACACAGTTTTATTAACTATTGCCTGGATTTCTCCCAAAAAACTCCTCACAAACGCCGGGTTATTTCATGGCTGGATACTAGGGGTACTAATTTGGGGTAGTTTAGGTTGGCAGGGATACATAGTTGTTTTGTTTTACTTTTTAGTTGGTTCGGGCGTTACTCGCATTGGTTTGGCGCAAAAAGAAGCTGAAGGAATTGCCGAAAAGCGATCAGGGGCGAGAGGCCCGGAAAATGTCTGGGGTTCAGCGCTAACGGCGGCTATATGTGCAGTGGGGGTAGCTGTGGGGATAAAAGCGATCGCACCATTGTTACTACTAGGTTATGTAGCAAGTTTTAGTACCAAACTATCAGATACTTGCGCCAGTGAAGTAGGGAAAGCTTACGGAAAGCGGACTTATTTAATTACAACCTTGCAAGCCGTACCTAGAGGAACTGAGGGAGCGGTTAGTTTAGAAGGGACATTAGCCGGAATAGTTGGTTCAATTGCGATCGCATTTATTGGCTGGGGAGTAGGTTTAATTGACGTATCGGGGTTAGTTTTTTGTGTAGTAGCTGCCTTTATCGCCACAAATATAGAAAGTGTGATTGGCGCAACTTTGCAAGCCAAGGTAGATTGGCTAACCAATGAAGTAGTCAATATTTTTAATACCTTAATTGGCGCAATAGCTGCGGTGCTATTAGCTTTAGTTTGGCAATGGTTGCAATGA
- a CDS encoding VOC family protein, translated as MNQTLFHLAFPVTDIAQTKTFYVDGLGCIPGRETHHALILNLHGHQLVAHTTKDVLTPQKAIYPRHFGLIFTSEPDFEKLLERSRDSNLLFREEPKHRFPDSPLEHRTFFLEDPFYNLLEFKYYRYPAAIFGDRDYAQIGDR; from the coding sequence GTGAATCAAACTTTATTCCATCTTGCCTTTCCCGTCACCGATATCGCTCAAACAAAAACCTTCTATGTTGATGGGTTGGGTTGCATTCCTGGACGTGAAACTCATCATGCTTTAATTCTTAATTTACACGGTCATCAACTGGTGGCTCATACAACTAAAGATGTCCTTACACCTCAAAAAGCTATTTATCCTAGACATTTTGGTTTAATTTTTACTTCAGAACCAGATTTTGAGAAGCTGCTAGAGCGATCGCGCGATTCTAATCTACTTTTTCGAGAAGAACCCAAGCACCGTTTCCCCGACTCACCATTGGAGCATCGTACCTTTTTTTTAGAAGATCCTTTTTACAATTTGCTGGAGTTTAAATACTATCGTTATCCGGCGGCAATTTTTGGCGATCGCGATTATGCTCAAATAGGCGATCGCTAA
- a CDS encoding esterase/lipase family protein — MKTSKCVLLVHGLNDTRAIFQTMAPSLIKLGWSVYDLDLLPSNGELPLDKLAQQVADYVNETFAPDQKLSVIGFSMGGIVSRYYIQRLGGIERVKNFITIASPHQGTWVAHLFDTPGCVQMRPYSAFLQDLEQDVEMLERINFTSIWTPYDLMIVPANSSELPVGKNIPLHVLRHDWMVTDQGCLKVVAEALGDG, encoded by the coding sequence TTGAAAACTAGCAAATGCGTACTATTGGTTCATGGATTAAATGACACAAGGGCAATTTTTCAAACCATGGCTCCAAGTTTAATAAAGCTTGGTTGGTCAGTGTACGATCTTGATTTGCTACCAAGTAATGGGGAATTGCCTCTTGACAAATTGGCGCAACAGGTAGCGGATTATGTAAATGAAACTTTTGCCCCCGATCAAAAACTAAGTGTAATTGGCTTTAGTATGGGGGGAATTGTTAGCCGCTATTACATTCAAAGGTTGGGGGGAATAGAACGAGTAAAAAACTTTATTACTATAGCTTCTCCCCATCAAGGAACTTGGGTAGCTCATTTGTTTGACACTCCCGGTTGCGTACAAATGCGACCTTATAGCGCTTTTTTGCAAGACTTAGAGCAAGACGTGGAAATGTTGGAGCGTATAAACTTTACATCTATTTGGACACCTTACGATTTAATGATTGTGCCAGCAAATAGTTCCGAGCTACCTGTGGGCAAAAATATTCCCCTGCACGTATTGCGCCATGATTGGATGGTGACAGATCAAGGATGTTTGAAAGTAGTAGCGGAGGCTTTAGGGGATGGTTAG
- a CDS encoding tetratricopeptide repeat protein: MLDYVIAAFERQDYQAAAQLLQPLLQTSPENPWVQFYAGRLYEELGELESAQKVYRSLLKNVTNTKLLSQIRQGLQRLETLIQEQRQRGIAQATTGSNNNQLGVLVLEAISSESKTVAAQNFAQIMEIEPYAARLQLPSRGWRFYKSGTIGELQFLGQELRAAGIPCFWANIAEINQIRVFQVSYIQHAEPQATVICQNEQGQMGAMSFEWSEVSDRILGLLPIFEQVVDRDVRGKLQRKTKTQDYAHFCDLVLPSRGCILRIHDNSYEYQKGVTKIDKSDRSTIRISWNSLLDFLSLQLPTTPIWSDFSPFAETVIDQIELLKRIPSNIHLFRRTPSTWDSAFMLYSTLVSIKAANKKEENI; encoded by the coding sequence ATGCTTGACTATGTTATTGCTGCTTTTGAACGCCAAGATTACCAAGCCGCCGCCCAACTTTTGCAACCATTATTGCAAACATCCCCCGAAAACCCCTGGGTGCAATTTTACGCCGGAAGATTGTACGAGGAGTTAGGCGAACTAGAATCCGCTCAAAAAGTTTATCGCAGTTTGCTAAAAAACGTTACGAATACAAAACTTCTTTCTCAAATACGTCAAGGACTACAGCGCCTAGAAACCCTAATTCAAGAACAAAGACAACGGGGAATTGCTCAAGCTACTACAGGGTCAAATAATAATCAATTAGGTGTATTAGTATTAGAAGCAATTTCTAGTGAAAGTAAAACTGTAGCGGCGCAAAACTTTGCTCAAATTATGGAAATTGAACCCTACGCCGCACGGTTACAGCTTCCTAGTCGCGGTTGGCGGTTTTACAAAAGCGGTACTATTGGGGAATTACAATTTTTAGGTCAAGAACTCCGCGCTGCTGGGATTCCTTGTTTTTGGGCAAATATAGCTGAAATTAACCAAATTCGCGTTTTTCAAGTTAGCTATATTCAGCACGCTGAACCTCAAGCTACGGTAATTTGCCAAAACGAACAAGGACAAATGGGGGCTATGTCTTTTGAATGGTCAGAAGTAAGCGATCGCATTTTAGGACTATTACCCATTTTTGAGCAAGTTGTAGACCGAGATGTACGAGGCAAACTTCAGCGCAAAACCAAAACTCAAGACTACGCCCACTTTTGCGATTTAGTCCTTCCTAGCAGAGGTTGCATTTTGCGTATTCACGATAACAGCTACGAGTACCAAAAAGGCGTTACTAAAATTGATAAAAGCGATCGCTCAACTATTAGAATTAGCTGGAATAGTCTGCTCGATTTTCTCTCTTTGCAACTACCCACTACTCCAATTTGGTCTGATTTTTCTCCTTTTGCAGAAACTGTAATCGATCAAATTGAGCTATTGAAGCGCATTCCCTCTAATATTCATCTTTTTCGCCGTACTCCCTCTACCTGGGATTCTGCGTTTATGTTGTACAGCACTTTAGTATCGATTAAAGCTGCTAATAAAAAAGAGGAGAACATTTAA
- a CDS encoding 16S rRNA (uracil(1498)-N(3))-methyltransferase — protein sequence MAQLQRLAIAFSQLQDKQILLTREQLHYLSRVLRLEKGKSFIAMDGKGNSWLAVLEDQKAQILEPLEVTSELPVAITLIAALPKGNGFDEVVRCCTELGVTTIMPVISDRTILNPSPQKLERWRRIALEAAEQSERSIIPAILEPVAFSSALTTVKSNYRYLCVARGDNPHLKVAINSAREGEIAIAIGAEGGWTGAEIDKAIASGFQKVSLGNRILRAVTAPIVAVAIVAAAFEARK from the coding sequence ATGGCACAATTACAAAGACTTGCGATCGCATTTTCTCAACTGCAAGACAAACAAATTTTGCTAACACGAGAACAATTGCACTATCTAAGCCGCGTTTTACGGTTAGAAAAGGGCAAGTCTTTTATTGCGATGGATGGTAAGGGTAATTCGTGGCTGGCGGTACTAGAAGACCAAAAAGCACAGATTTTAGAACCGCTAGAAGTTACAAGCGAGTTACCTGTAGCTATTACTTTAATTGCTGCTTTACCAAAAGGAAACGGCTTTGATGAAGTAGTGCGATGCTGTACAGAACTAGGCGTAACAACAATTATGCCCGTAATTAGCGATCGCACTATTCTTAATCCCAGTCCCCAAAAACTAGAACGGTGGCGGCGAATTGCTTTAGAGGCTGCGGAACAATCAGAAAGATCGATTATCCCGGCTATTTTAGAGCCTGTGGCTTTTAGTTCGGCGCTTACTACCGTTAAATCTAATTATCGTTATTTATGCGTGGCGCGGGGCGATAATCCTCATTTAAAAGTAGCAATTAATTCTGCAAGGGAAGGGGAAATTGCGATCGCTATTGGCGCTGAAGGAGGCTGGACAGGTGCAGAAATTGATAAAGCGATTGCTTCGGGGTTTCAAAAGGTTTCTTTAGGAAATCGCATTTTAAGAGCCGTTACCGCGCCAATTGTTGCTGTAGCTATTGTGGCGGCGGCTTTTGAAGCTAGAAAATAA
- the sir gene encoding sulfite reductase, ferredoxin dependent, which produces MVKSSISNPAASRKPSKVEGLKERSNFLREPVATELKQDTTHFSEDAIQILKFHGSYQQDNRDNRVKGQEKDYQFMLRTRNPAGFVPPELYLTLDRLAEEYGNKTLRVTTRQGFQMHGILKKNLKSAIAAIVRSMGSTLGACGDVNRNVMAPPAPFKNQPAYQYAWEYADNIAQLLTPQTGAYYEIWLDGEKAVSAEENPEVVAARQSNGTGTIIHDNPEPIYGTHYMPRKFKCSVTVPGDNSIDLYSQDLSLVVITNDKQELLGFNVFAGGGLGRTHNKEETFARMADEICYVAKEDVYKLIKAIVATQRDYSDRTDRRHARLKYLMNDWGVDKFRTKVEEYFGKKLAPFQALPEFKYEDFLGWQEQGDGKLFVGISVENGRVKDEGALQLRTALREIVQQFNLPIRLTAHHNIIFYDIEPSQKQAIQDILTRCGVQTDPQAINALVRYSMACPAMPTCGLAITESERVMPSVLKRIETLLEQVGLENEHFVVRMTGCPNGCARPYLAELGFVGSATESYQVWLGGSPSQTRLAVPYMERMHINDLETQLKPIFAYFKQEKQENESFGCFCDRIGFDSIREFAANYEAQNVVEAYSTDDSDGLVEAMADSAIAENDGQTVAIGNTTIATNKLRRRISLSDDIYLQLKNAATSQGKSMTQLANAAIEAYLKAD; this is translated from the coding sequence ATGGTAAAGTCTTCTATCTCTAATCCTGCTGCGTCGCGCAAACCCTCTAAAGTTGAAGGTTTAAAAGAACGCAGTAATTTTTTGCGCGAACCCGTCGCTACCGAACTAAAGCAAGATACAACGCATTTTTCGGAAGACGCAATTCAAATTCTCAAGTTTCATGGCTCTTATCAGCAAGATAACCGCGATAATCGCGTCAAGGGACAAGAAAAAGATTATCAGTTCATGCTGAGAACTAGAAACCCCGCAGGTTTTGTACCTCCCGAACTGTATTTAACTCTCGATAGATTAGCGGAAGAATACGGTAATAAGACGCTAAGAGTTACAACTAGACAAGGCTTTCAGATGCACGGGATTTTGAAGAAAAATCTCAAAAGTGCGATCGCAGCTATTGTAAGAAGTATGGGTTCGACTTTGGGCGCGTGTGGCGATGTCAACCGTAATGTTATGGCTCCCCCCGCTCCCTTTAAAAATCAACCAGCTTATCAGTATGCTTGGGAATACGCTGATAATATTGCTCAGTTACTAACGCCGCAAACAGGCGCGTATTACGAAATTTGGCTTGATGGCGAAAAAGCAGTTAGCGCCGAAGAAAACCCGGAAGTTGTCGCCGCACGTCAAAGCAACGGTACAGGGACAATTATTCACGATAACCCAGAACCTATTTATGGTACGCATTATATGCCCCGTAAGTTTAAGTGTTCGGTAACTGTACCAGGAGATAATTCGATTGATTTGTATTCTCAAGACTTGAGTTTGGTAGTTATTACCAATGACAAGCAAGAGTTGCTAGGCTTCAACGTATTTGCTGGTGGTGGATTGGGAAGAACCCACAACAAAGAAGAAACCTTTGCGCGGATGGCTGACGAGATTTGCTATGTAGCCAAAGAGGACGTTTACAAGCTTATTAAGGCAATTGTAGCTACTCAAAGAGATTATAGCGATCGCACTGACCGCCGCCACGCCCGATTAAAATACTTAATGAATGATTGGGGTGTAGATAAATTCCGCACCAAAGTTGAGGAATATTTTGGCAAAAAACTCGCACCGTTCCAAGCTTTACCAGAATTTAAGTATGAAGATTTCTTAGGTTGGCAAGAACAGGGAGACGGTAAACTATTTGTTGGTATATCGGTAGAAAATGGACGAGTTAAAGATGAAGGTGCTTTGCAATTGCGAACGGCTTTAAGAGAAATTGTCCAGCAATTTAACTTACCGATTCGTCTTACTGCTCACCACAATATAATTTTCTACGATATCGAACCAAGTCAAAAGCAGGCGATACAAGACATTTTGACTCGTTGTGGCGTACAAACTGACCCCCAAGCTATTAACGCCTTAGTACGTTACTCTATGGCTTGCCCAGCTATGCCTACGTGTGGACTCGCAATTACCGAATCTGAGCGCGTTATGCCTAGCGTTCTTAAACGGATTGAAACCTTGCTTGAACAAGTAGGTTTAGAAAACGAGCATTTTGTAGTGAGAATGACTGGGTGTCCTAATGGTTGCGCTCGTCCCTATTTGGCTGAATTAGGCTTTGTTGGTAGTGCTACAGAGTCTTATCAAGTTTGGTTAGGTGGTTCGCCAAGTCAAACGCGCCTAGCTGTTCCCTATATGGAACGGATGCACATCAACGATTTGGAGACGCAATTAAAGCCAATTTTTGCTTATTTTAAACAAGAAAAGCAAGAAAATGAAAGTTTTGGTTGTTTTTGCGATCGCATTGGTTTTGATTCTATCCGCGAATTTGCCGCTAATTACGAAGCCCAAAACGTTGTCGAAGCTTACTCCACCGATGATAGCGATGGTTTAGTCGAAGCAATGGCAGATTCCGCCATCGCCGAAAATGACGGACAAACTGTAGCAATTGGCAATACCACTATTGCTACAAATAAACTACGCCGTCGCATTAGTCTAAGCGATGACATTTATCTTCAGCTAAAAAATGCTGCTACTAGCCAAGGTAAATCGATGACTCAACTTGCTAACGCTGCAATTGAGGCTTATTTAAAAGCTGATTAA
- a CDS encoding GIY-YIG nuclease family protein — MTTEANIPTLDSLEYIPYLDAEGQLPAQFQGKVGVYAIFDQDKVLQYVGYSRDIDLSLKQHIVRQATKCYWLKVHLIDRPSRTILESIKDAWISENSTTPASVGSEAAQWTDPIDAKLTMTAEEKSSYHAGDGLMQDKLLKNIARRVEQQILAQLSDRGLKMQVRFNPKLKEKGLLDLKQ, encoded by the coding sequence ATGACAACTGAAGCTAATATTCCTACCCTTGATAGTTTAGAATACATCCCTTACTTGGATGCGGAGGGTCAACTCCCCGCACAATTTCAAGGAAAAGTCGGGGTTTATGCCATTTTTGATCAAGACAAAGTGTTGCAATACGTGGGTTATTCCCGCGATATCGATCTTAGCCTGAAGCAACATATAGTCCGCCAAGCAACAAAATGTTACTGGCTTAAAGTCCATTTGATTGATCGCCCTAGTCGCACTATTTTAGAATCTATTAAAGATGCTTGGATAAGTGAAAATAGCACAACTCCCGCCAGCGTAGGATCAGAAGCCGCACAATGGACTGATCCTATTGATGCCAAACTGACAATGACGGCGGAGGAGAAAAGTAGTTATCATGCTGGCGATGGATTAATGCAAGATAAATTACTTAAAAATATTGCCCGGCGAGTAGAGCAACAAATATTAGCACAATTGAGCGATCGCGGTTTAAAAATGCAAGTGCGTTTCAATCCTAAGTTAAAAGAAAAAGGTTTACTCGACTTGAAGCAGTAA
- a CDS encoding cytochrome b/b6 domain-containing protein: MDSSLSNDKSPFRHPIHQALLAKTFHWVNLISLLLMMTSGIQIYNANPVFGGRGGLQIPPIFALGGWLAGGRHWHFAAMWLFALNLLWYGIYIIITQRWKHRFISRKDLKALKLSHNPKRKNYAWHRLAYTAIVPILLLAIFSGMGMYKPAQFYWIVDFFGSWEALRIVHFSSVPIVVIFTIVHSLLGLKVGGSRLVESMFWKGIV; the protein is encoded by the coding sequence ATGGATTCATCGCTATCAAATGATAAATCCCCCTTTCGCCATCCAATTCATCAAGCTTTGCTTGCTAAGACTTTTCACTGGGTTAATCTAATTAGCTTGTTATTAATGATGACAAGCGGAATCCAAATTTATAACGCTAATCCCGTATTTGGTGGACGTGGTGGGTTGCAAATTCCGCCCATATTTGCTCTTGGAGGTTGGTTAGCAGGTGGTAGACACTGGCATTTTGCGGCAATGTGGTTATTTGCCCTCAATCTACTTTGGTACGGAATTTATATTATTATTACTCAGCGCTGGAAACACCGATTTATCAGCCGTAAGGATCTTAAAGCTCTTAAACTCAGCCACAACCCAAAACGTAAGAATTATGCTTGGCATCGATTAGCTTACACGGCGATCGTGCCTATTTTACTACTTGCTATATTTAGCGGTATGGGAATGTATAAACCCGCTCAATTTTATTGGATAGTTGACTTCTTTGGTAGCTGGGAAGCCTTGCGAATTGTTCACTTTTCTTCTGTACCAATAGTAGTTATTTTTACTATTGTTCATTCTTTATTAGGGCTTAAAGTTGGCGGGTCGCGGTTAGTAGAATCAATGTTTTGGAAAGGTATAGTATGA
- a CDS encoding molybdopterin-dependent oxidoreductase, which yields MSLIEVPNRRLLMRRQFLQLSGLSSLGLLLNGCGGRFFEDVVGKTFEPLNQSVEELLLNSQKPVPEFAKSAIEPDALIINTFDFTPKIDAAKFRLLVEGDINNPLSLSMADIQQMPRTSMTIRHVCVEGWAAIVQWGGLQLRDIVALAKPIKNVRYVYFQSADGYYESWDIASALHPQTLMAYEKNGQPLPIENGAPLRLAAPIKLGYKQSKWVTRILLLENFLPVKGYWEDQGYEWFAGL from the coding sequence ATGAGTTTAATTGAAGTTCCAAATCGTCGTTTGTTAATGCGTCGTCAATTCTTGCAGCTATCGGGATTATCTAGCCTAGGCTTATTATTAAATGGTTGTGGAGGAAGATTTTTTGAGGATGTAGTCGGTAAAACTTTTGAGCCTTTAAATCAAAGCGTAGAAGAATTATTATTAAACTCTCAAAAGCCTGTACCGGAATTTGCCAAAAGTGCTATCGAACCAGATGCTTTAATTATTAATACTTTTGATTTTACTCCCAAAATTGACGCGGCAAAATTTCGGTTATTAGTGGAAGGTGATATTAATAATCCTCTAAGTTTGAGTATGGCAGATATTCAACAAATGCCCCGTACATCAATGACAATTCGTCACGTCTGCGTTGAAGGATGGGCAGCAATTGTTCAGTGGGGTGGGTTACAATTGCGAGATATTGTTGCACTTGCCAAACCCATAAAAAACGTCCGCTACGTCTATTTTCAGTCAGCAGATGGTTACTATGAAAGTTGGGATATAGCTTCGGCTTTGCATCCTCAAACCTTGATGGCTTATGAGAAAAACGGGCAGCCTTTACCAATTGAAAATGGTGCGCCTTTGCGTTTAGCTGCTCCAATCAAACTTGGATATAAACAAAGTAAGTGGGTCACTCGCATCTTATTACTAGAAAACTTCTTACCAGTTAAAGGTTACTGGGAAGACCAAGGTTATGAATGGTTTGCAGGACTATAA
- a CDS encoding saccharopine dehydrogenase family protein: protein MTDQVLILGGRGRIGSSVAQDIATHTRSQITITSRNSTAGEAVSAKLGLRVQFLQLDLADTTGLRNAIASSNLVIHCAGPFHYRDAEVLQLCIEQGVNYLDVSDHRSFTRKALAYRSQAEKAGVTAIINTGIFPGISNSMVRQCVEQLDEPDRIHLSYLVAGSGGAGITVMRTTFLGLQHPFEALIDGKWQEIKPYSDREEVQFPAPYGKAGVYWFDMPEAFTLPETFPVKTVITKFGSVPDFYNHLTWIAAHWFPKKLMRQRSAVEFLARVSHLMTDVTNLFSGTGVAVRSHVTGRKSGQNAGYCATLVHDNAATSSGYGTGSIAQLLLTKKLIKPGVWAVEQALPTDLFEQTLASRGLTIHQEWLP from the coding sequence ATGACAGACCAGGTTTTAATTCTTGGAGGACGGGGGCGAATTGGCAGCAGTGTGGCTCAAGATATTGCTACCCATACACGATCGCAAATCACAATTACAAGCCGCAACTCAACGGCGGGAGAAGCTGTCAGCGCCAAGCTTGGACTTCGCGTACAGTTTTTGCAATTGGATTTAGCAGATACCACTGGTTTAAGAAATGCGATCGCCTCCTCTAATCTTGTCATCCATTGCGCTGGGCCTTTTCATTACCGCGATGCTGAAGTTTTGCAACTGTGTATCGAGCAAGGAGTGAATTATTTAGATGTTAGCGATCATCGCTCTTTTACTCGTAAAGCCTTGGCTTATCGCTCCCAAGCAGAAAAAGCCGGAGTAACAGCAATTATTAATACAGGGATTTTCCCCGGTATATCTAATAGCATGGTGCGCCAGTGTGTAGAACAATTAGACGAACCCGATCGCATTCACCTAAGTTACCTAGTAGCGGGTTCGGGTGGCGCGGGAATAACAGTAATGCGGACAACATTTTTGGGTTTACAACATCCCTTTGAAGCTCTAATTGATGGGAAATGGCAAGAAATAAAGCCTTATAGCGATCGCGAAGAAGTTCAATTTCCCGCGCCTTATGGTAAAGCGGGTGTGTACTGGTTTGATATGCCCGAAGCTTTTACACTTCCTGAAACTTTCCCCGTTAAAACCGTAATTACTAAGTTTGGCTCAGTTCCCGATTTTTACAACCATTTAACTTGGATTGCCGCCCATTGGTTTCCCAAAAAACTGATGAGACAGCGCAGCGCGGTAGAATTTTTAGCTCGTGTTAGCCACTTGATGACCGATGTAACCAATCTTTTTAGTGGTACTGGGGTGGCAGTGCGATCGCACGTTACCGGGCGCAAGAGTGGGCAAAATGCGGGGTATTGTGCAACGTTAGTACATGATAATGCCGCGACTTCTTCTGGTTACGGTACGGGTAGTATTGCTCAGTTGTTGCTAACAAAAAAACTTATTAAGCCTGGAGTATGGGCAGTAGAGCAAGCTTTACCAACAGATTTATTTGAGCAAACTTTAGCTAGTCGCGGCTTAACTATTCATCAAGAATGGTTGCCCTAA
- a CDS encoding four-carbon acid sugar kinase family protein, translating into MKPKIIVLDDDPTGSQTVHSCLLLTVWDVDTLRLGLTDESPIFFVLTNTRSLPPEQAAQVTREVCQNLKIAIASLNLQDYLIVSRSDSTLRGHYPIETDVIAEELGGFDAHFLVPAFFEGGRITIDSVHYLIVDGVPIPVNETEFARDSVFGYSYSYLPDYVAEKTQGRIPANTVERFLLIGIRTGFDITGKLSTLERLLKLTDNQCVVVDGEVQEDLNIFAKDILAAASNGKRFLFRSAASILTALADLPPQSVPAEEMFQYVRNGKPGAFIVGSHVQKTTDQLQALLQETGIVGIEIDVAQLLDNSKAHSLLQQTLEQIQPVHADNKTPVIYTSRQELAFADVQARLQFGADVSALLMDIVRSLPSDIGYLVSKGGITSNDVLSTGLALTSARLLGQILAGCSMVVTPENHPQFPNLPVVLFPGNVGDTDALVTIYHRLTGKK; encoded by the coding sequence ATGAAACCAAAGATTATTGTACTTGATGACGATCCTACAGGTTCGCAGACAGTCCACAGTTGCTTGCTATTGACGGTTTGGGATGTAGATACTTTGCGCTTGGGTTTAACTGACGAGTCGCCAATATTCTTTGTGTTAACCAATACTCGCAGCCTTCCCCCAGAACAAGCGGCGCAAGTAACTAGGGAAGTTTGCCAAAATCTCAAAATTGCGATCGCATCTCTAAATCTCCAAGATTATTTAATTGTCAGTCGTTCCGATTCTACTTTGCGCGGACACTACCCGATTGAAACCGATGTAATTGCCGAAGAATTAGGCGGTTTTGACGCTCATTTTCTTGTCCCTGCTTTCTTTGAAGGCGGACGAATAACTATTGATAGTGTGCATTATTTGATTGTGGATGGCGTACCTATACCTGTAAATGAGACTGAATTTGCCCGTGATTCAGTGTTTGGATATAGTTACAGCTATTTACCCGACTATGTCGCCGAAAAAACTCAAGGGCGCATTCCAGCTAATACTGTAGAGCGATTTTTGCTTATAGGGATTCGCACGGGTTTTGATATTACTGGGAAACTTTCTACTTTAGAGCGCTTGCTAAAACTTACAGATAATCAATGCGTCGTTGTAGATGGCGAAGTTCAAGAGGATCTAAATATTTTTGCTAAAGATATCCTCGCCGCCGCAAGTAATGGTAAACGTTTTTTGTTTCGCAGCGCTGCTAGTATTTTAACGGCTTTAGCAGACCTTCCACCCCAAAGCGTCCCCGCCGAGGAGATGTTTCAGTATGTGCGAAATGGGAAGCCAGGAGCGTTTATAGTAGGTTCTCACGTCCAAAAAACTACCGATCAGTTACAAGCATTGCTACAAGAAACTGGAATTGTTGGGATTGAAATAGATGTTGCTCAATTGCTGGATAATTCAAAAGCCCATTCTTTACTACAGCAAACTTTAGAACAAATCCAACCCGTACACGCAGATAATAAAACTCCTGTAATTTATACCAGTCGTCAAGAATTGGCTTTTGCCGACGTGCAAGCGCGGTTACAGTTTGGCGCGGATGTTTCAGCTTTGCTTATGGATATTGTGCGCAGTTTACCTAGTGATATTGGTTATTTAGTCAGTAAAGGCGGGATTACTTCTAATGATGTCTTGAGTACGGGTTTAGCACTAACTTCAGCTAGGCTATTAGGTCAGATTTTAGCTGGCTGCTCAATGGTTGTTACTCCTGAAAATCATCCACAGTTTCCCAATTTACCTGTAGTATTATTTCCGGGAAATGTAGGAGATACCGACGCATTAGTGACAATTTACCATCGGTTGACAGGGAAAAAATAG